The following nucleotide sequence is from Megalops cyprinoides isolate fMegCyp1 chromosome 19, fMegCyp1.pri, whole genome shotgun sequence.
tacaatttatccatttataaagctggatatttacagaggcaattctaagtgaagtacattgcccaagggtacagcagctgtgccccagtagggaatcaaaccagcaaccttttggttacaagccctgctccttgccactgttaCACCGCTGCTCCACATTACCCACCATTACAGTTACAGTGCTTGTCAACCAACTCGCAATCACATGTCTAATCAAAGAAACGGAGGCACCGGCATGAgagacacaacagcagcagcacaggaagGGAAATGCCCAAATCACAGCAGTGCTCACAGAACGTGACAGTGAACAATGAAGTGAACCAGGACCTtggtttgaataaataaagataacGCTGTCAAACAGAATGAGCTTTACCTCTACATCAACCCTGTCACAAATCAATATTCTTCCTAGAAAGGGGGCATCAACCCCCCGAAGCAGGACAAGGCACTGCAATGATAAGACCGACAAACCGACtagaaacatttacatttatttatttagcagatgcttttatctgaagcgacgtacaaaagtgcatgcagTAAGTATAacgacagtacggggacaggatgcgtacagttccacaatgagacagtagatctcagctgagagcaaagtctgtttgaggacgcaatgctagctaatttatacagaTACAGGGTATAGGACAACTAACAAAATCCGAATTCAAACGCCGCAATGAGTGCCaacgaacaaaacaaaaaacacacagcaatttttgACAAcactgatccagatggggagctgaaagatgacagcagacaggagttgggaagttactggtcggggggggggggggggggggggataagaCAGATACACAGAAGGAGGACGGATGAAAGACAGGCACTCAGAGGCGTGGCCTGACCTGGGGGTGCTGGCGGGGGCAGGCGGGGTGGCGGTCCCCTGGGCGGAGGGCCTGGTGGTAAGCCTGGGGGTGGACCGGGAGGAGGGCCAGGGGGGCGCCCAGGGGGCGGTCCCGGGGGCAGCAGCCGTGGCATGGGCCCCCGAAGGCCTGCTGGCATTCCCGGGGGTCTCAGGAAAGGGGGCGCACCTGGGGAGAACGGACATGCACAACCACTGCGTTACAACATTACACTCAAGGCAGTAACACCATCAGTGCTGGAAGAACAAGGCTTTAGGAATGCCTGAATGGGTGGAGTTATCATattatctttatttcatttatcttcAATCAGTCTTTTGCCAGAGAGCAAAGTCTTCATTGGTTCATGTGGGACAGTGATTGACAACACATGGTAGCCTCACCTTTTATGGAGTTCCTGTAGTCTGACCCCAGCATTAATACACACGGTTAGGATTTTCAGTACTGTATCAGTAATCTAAATTACATACTTGCACTACATTACATAGTATAAAACCAGCTACTGTATACCACAGCAGCCGGTGATACACTATAGCAAATGCAAAGCATAGTGAACTCTTCTTCGTACAAACTGAATTCACAGCAGACAACTATATTACATGACACTACATACAGTGTTGCATTAAACTGATTTTGATTCCAGGGCTTTGTAACCAAAGCTCTGAGCTGTTCATTTACTCTCCTCTGTACAGTGCTCTCTAGCATATGCCAATGCACTAAAACTGTTTTGTGACTAACCTGCAAGTCTTGATACACTGTGAATTCCCAACAGAACCAGTCTACAAAGAAATTCCCCACACTTCACCTGTTTCAAGCACTGTAACTGGGCCAGCTATCATTTTTACCAATTATAAAATGCCTTTCAGTCCCTTTTCTTGTATTGATGTTCACATTTCACTTACCAGGAGGGGGCCCTGGGGGCGGGCCTGAAGGGGGACCAGGAGGCCTCATTGGAGGGGCTGGAGGTGGTCCTAAGGGAGGAGGCCCGGTGATTGGTGGAGCCTGCATGTGAGGTGCGGGCTGCTGCTGCGGCGCTCCCATTGGTGCAGATGGAGGAGGCAGACGCTGGCCAGCCAGTGGGAGCGTGGACTGGCTGTCAGCGGGTGGCTTGTCATCAGTGTCTGACTGGTCTGACGGGTCAGTGtattcttcctcctcttcctcctcctcttcttcctcttcagggATGGACTGACctgaggaaaaggagaaaacaggATGAGAAAAAGACAGACTAAGTTAAGCATTTCCCCTCTCCATGTCTGAATGCATGAACAAAGAGGAAAGCATTGTTTAGTGGAGGCCGGGTGTGGcgactgctctcacccttcgggatggcttgccgcgaggccatcggaggcgtgcccagtgtgtgagccgtatgagggacccccaggttaggttgatcctggtgtgagggacccccGAAATGGGAGAAGTACGGTAGGAGAATGTGCAAGGtttggtgcgtgaagcgcatgggcgcgcttcccaaaggggaggtcagtgtgacagagtgctgtcactacagttgagtatgcactctgtgGTTTGCGGTCAAATTACAAGTTTGACACCTCGTAGATCCGGGTTTGAGGGTGGGGTGAAGCCCTTCGCTACAGGACACCTCTATCAAGGGCAGCTTACATAAGTTACACCCAACATACTATCTGgacatttatgtatgtacacTACATGCTGAAGTTGTTACACAGGTACAATGAGGCCTACTAGTCTCTCTCTTGGGCCCAACCCAGGTGTTGTTTAATTACAGTCCCTTACTGCCTGGACACTTCTGTCATCTGTCATATCAGATGTTCATTGGTTTAAAACTGTCTCCTGAAGGGGTTCAAGAACTGTTGCTATTTACTGTTATTAGTGTCTTTATTTCGTCTGGTGGTGAGAAAGTACTGTTGTAATTTTGGAGAACAAACTGACTGAGTGAGTGATCGGTGAAGTGAGGGTCCCTTCTACATTAAGCCAGGGGCGGTTTGTTCCTCAGGGCGGTCAGGcgacgcaccaccaaagggggaaagggagggaatttttctatcacattctaccacagtgttaTGCTAGCTGTGgctgttctagacagtttggCCTTCCTCTGAATATCATTGCAATCAGAGTCAAGTCATGTTCCATGGAGCACCGCCCCTTTCGGGTGATTTCAGTCTGGCTAAAAATCGCCCAGATCGCTCTGATAGACTcatgttaaggcaatttttttcgaactgcaggcactgcaatgtaatctgtatgggttccgggtgggcttgcactaacGTGCTTTTGTCATACATAACCTGGTGTAGAGATCGCCGGGGTATCCAGCGATCTTatcacattcaaggtcaacgtagctaatgttacctcaactcaATCATTTCATTAAGAGAAATACCATTCAGTCATCATAGTAATCTGGATAAACTGGCAACTAAAGAATCAGGACCACgcagaccaaatttaaacatcaagcaagtatctacaaaggggggggAATCGTATAACCAGGGATTTTCGCCGAGCTGGTATGAGCAGAAAACGTGGCTAGCAAGATGTCAAGAtagctagctgactaatttgcacaatgcaatgtgacaatgtctagttagctagctgttaatttaccccTTGAATGGGTGACCTTAGCCATCGCCGCAACATTTGCCTCCCccgagagatttggcaggagccacCACTGCCTTAAGGCCTGTTTAAACAGAAAACTCAGGGCAAGAAAACTCAGGGCTGCGGacctccaggagcaggagggagCAGAGTGTATTCACTGGTGTGCATGTAGTGCAGCAGAGTGACCGCAGTGCATACCTGCCATCCTCAGCATCATGGCCTGCAGGGGTGTGATGGCTTTGGTCTTCTTCACcaccctcttcttcctcctctctctggtgGGAGGGGGCCCCATGTCCGCAAACCGCACGCTGCGACCTGCATCCCAATTATtatgttaaacacacacacacacagagcactccaaacacacatattgTGTCATGTGCCAGCAATGGGCTATGTGGAtgctacacacatgcattcacatgcGCACACCTATAAAAATACACTGTCTCAGCACAGTACACAGAACACATACACGGCACTATACACTGTGCATTCAACAGAAACACTACCAACACTACCAACAAACTCTGAACTAATGGATGCTTAATTTAACTTCTTACATTCCAAACTCCTTCATGTTCACATATGTGAGCTAAAGCAGACTGACTTATGCTTCACCTAGTACATATATGAGGAATTATGCATGCATAGTCAGTCTGTAATGACTACACTCAGCAGACCAATCAGGTAATAAACCCGCccattctctccctcacctgcGGGCTTCTCCATGGCcatgtccctctcctcctctctctctctctccctctcccgctcctcctccgctcgctccctcctcctttcctcctccccgCCTTCATCCCGCTCCATGTCACTGTCGTCCTCAGAGTCGCTGTCGTCGTCCTCGCCCTCCTCGCCGTCACCCTCgctctcactcccactctccCTGCCCTCCATGGGCATCTCGCTATCCGAGGGCGGGTCGCAGATATCTGTCATTCCTGAGGAAGAGGGGCTTAGGTTAACGCCAAGGGCACTGAACAATATGTTCGCTAGCCTAGGGCTATACGATACAATGCCAACACATAAGCAATGATAAAATACATCAGAATATATCAACAAATTCACTTTGatgcaatacattttgataCAATATGATTCAGcataacattaaaattatttcatgcttttaaaaCTCAGAGTATCAAAGCATTAATTTATTATAAGCCACTGAAATAACACTCCATGTTCAAAGATAACTAGGACTGTCACAAGCACTCAGTTTCATCCtgataaataaatcaacagCATGGATCAATTCTCACATTCAACACTGACATATCAATATTACTTTTCCATCAATGCATCAGCACAAATCCATGTATTGTTACACTCCTAGAGAGCACGCAGACTATCTGCACTAAACAATACAGAACAAACTGGTTTGGGCAAAGCCTGTATTATAACTTAATCGCTCAGCAGAGGCCTTTACCCAGCGCACGTTACAAAGCTCGCATTTCACATTAACAGCCTTTATACATATCTCTATTTACTGAAGGGATTCAGGTTGAGCGCCTTGCTGAAGGGAGCAACAACAGTGCCCAATCTGtgagtcaaacctgcaactcCACAGCCCTGCAGCAGTTACATTTCAGGCCTCAGAGTCACTGCTTTAATCAGAGCTCACAGAGAACAAGCAGCAGTGCGCTGACCTGGGGGACAGGGCGAGAAGGGTGAGGGAGAGTGGGAACGGTACCTGTGTCGGTGCTgtgctccccctccctcctgtagTGCGGGGCCCTGCGGGACGCGTGCAGCTGCAGGACCTGGAGGGGCGGCGGGCCCGGGGGAGGGCCCGGTGGCTTCCGGCCTGGGGGCAGTCGCGGCACcccagccactgctgctgccgTGGGCGCCGAAGGCGACACAAACGGGCCCTTCCTGTAAAAGACAGTGGGGGAGGGCAAAGGTCACTGTGATGAGGTGGAGAAGTGCCACACCTGCTATGGGTAAAATGCAGATTAGCGCTTTAAAAGGCAACCAGAGAGACTCTAAAAGGTGGTCAAACATAGCAGGACGGAGGGTGTGATAAGACATACTGAGCTCTCTCAGATCATCTCTTAGAATAAGACCAACCTGTCAAATGGTTTTTGTACAGTCAACTACTACCAAACAGTAAACATATTTGCCTTGTGTGTTCTTCAGACACTGGGGGGATACTGACCCGTACGCGCTGCTTTTTTTCAGGATGGAGGGAGGCTGCGCTCCCGGCAGGGGGATGTCCTGGATAAGGATGCTGGAGGGGGCGTGCGGCATCTCTGGGAGGGGGATGCTGTCCACCTCTACCAGTTCAGCATTCtaagggaggaagagagagagatggaggaaaagaagatattactgaaacagaaattaaaaaaaaatacctgttCATGCTCATTAACTCCAGTTAACTTCAATGCCCAAAAAAACCCTCAAAGGACACAGTGgtaattaatgcattaatacTTCTAACCACAAAGTATAAACCTTCAGTGTATCCTCAGAAATATTTGTTAAATTCTCAGACTTCCCCTTGTACCTACTAAAGCACTTCACAGAACACGGCATGTGTGATGACTCCTACTATCAAACTGAGACTTAGTATCGCCTCCACTCTTAGCCTAACCTTTCTGCATGCACTtttgtgagttgctctggattagagcgcCTCCTAAATGAgacaaagtaaaatgtaaatgcaaatacacaaataaatcaccaggaacacaaaacacaccaatAACATTATTCTGTGGCTAATTATGACGATCATACCAATTACAAAAACAGCTAGGTTAACACTGCCGCCAGTCCTGCCCAAGCCCCAGCGGACGGACAGGTGGACGGACAGATGAATGCTCCCACCTTGACGGAGTCGAAGTAGAGCGACAGCTGGCCGCGCTTGGTCTCGTAGTCCAGCTCCAGCTTGCGAAGCTCTTTGTAAGTTTCGGGGTTCTCGCGCTCGTAGAGCCGCACGATCCGCTCGAACGTCTCGCGCAGCTTCTTCCTCTTGTCCCGCAGGACCTTCTCGTTCAGCAGAGGCACCTGCACCGGGTTGAACTCTGACCCCCGGCAAGGGAGAGGAGCCAGGGGTCAGCACGCTCATGATCGCATTCCCAACACCGGCACTCTCACTGTCCTGCGATGTTGCAGGATTTTTTATGACCCCAGATTTAATTTATTAGTCACCATGTTGCTGTATTTAGAAGACACAACATCAATGCCCAAACAGGgcaattattttgcattatcatcattattaaacCCTTATTGattatcaataaaaatataaattatacataggaaaaaaaacctttttactGTGTCCAAATGACCACAAGATGAATGTATGCAGCACACATGATTAGCATGTTTCAGGCAGTGACTTCCTTGCCACTAAAATGGCCCAAGATGTAATCAGTGATGTCACGTTAAACACTAACTGAGCCTGGGCTGAGCCAGGAGCTGATGGACTGAAGCGAGCTCTGCAGCCTAGCGAGAGCAGACCCAGTGTGGAGCCTCACCCATCTCATCCAGCTTCTCCATGTCACGGATGATCTGCCGAGGGTCCTTCATCTTCAGCACAGCCGCCCTGACCATCATCCGCTGCTTCTTGTTCTGGGGTCACAAGGAACAGGAGGTTAGGGGCACGTCTGCATGAGGCTGATGCTGACCAAGCTACGTGGTGCATTCCTCGCCACGCCGCCGTGCCCGAAGACGGAGTTAACAGCACACATACCTTCTTAAGCTCTCTCTTTCGAGCTTCCTtccctgataaaaaaaaacaacagttccGTTAACAACATTCTGCAGTTTGgtgaaaaatattaaacaacAGGCCTTGCCAATgactgtgttgcagtgtttatACTGTGCGGTAGtgttttgtgggtgtgtgtgtgcatgggatGGCTGTAGAAGGACGGTTGTAAGCCCCTCACTGAATATGACTTTGAGCCACTTCAGGTCTTTCCAGAAGCAGGACAGTGTACTGAGTAAAAGCAAACAGGCAGATTCCACTTATTACACAAACCTGCTTCCAGGAACACCAGAAATAACAAACTGCTACACAACAGGCATGCTACATCCATCCAGGGCTTGTGAAACTAATTCATAgttatgaaaaatgacatttgttcaTAGGGGGCATTATAATGCAGTAAATTACACTAGTGGGGTTTAGCAGCCACTCTTATGCAAAGCAACCTACAAGAACAACCTCTGCAATATGCTTTACAATTTAGAGTTCAATACAGCACAACAATATGTTCTTTGGCCTGCTCAATGCAGACTGCACCACATCTCAGCAGTAAAATCATAAAGACAGCACACTGTCTCTTATAACAGCAGTGTGAGTGTATGGATTCCTTGTGCGTGTATATAGATTATATAGACTCCTTACTTTCCGTCTGGTTTGACAACTACACATGAACTGAGCCATTCTAAAGCACTGACATGGCTCATTGCCGGTTTCATCAGTCACTTTACTTACTGGCCTGGTCGGTGGGGTTCATGAACTTTCCACTCTTGGTGGAAGATGTCGAGCGTCTCCCCATGGTGACGGCAAGTTTATTTCACCCTGATGGGGAAAAGGGCGGTTAGAACTGACAGGCTAATCGGGGCCCATACACAAGTGAATAACAATAAGAAATACGCTATGAAAATAAGTTTCGAGTTCCTTATATCTTTGGCCAAACATCGCAATAGTCCCGTCTGCCTCCGTCTCGATTCCATGCAGCTAGCTTGAATATAAACGCGAAAAAGACTCCCTGTAATCAGCAggttgtttaaaaaatatatagaacatgtaaaaatacCAAACATTGTATAAATTCAGCCAGCAGGCGTGAACTGTCACTCAGAAGTGACACCATCGTTTGGTATAAACATCGCATGTGGTTGTACGCGTGCGgtcgcacgcacgcacgcacctgTATCGCCCTCGCAGGAatgtaggtagctagctataaaaTGTGCGTTATTAACTACGTAAAATCTTAATTTTGATTTCGAAAGCACGGAGCTAACTAAGTTGCTAGGCAGAACTTTTCACACCAAACGTTTCCATAATCACAACACAGCTAACGCTAGCAAACTGTATCTGCCGAAAACGGAATAAAGCAAGCAGGCTAGATAGCTAGCGATTAGCTACCTTTCTCCAGATGAAAATCCTGAGGCAATATAgctgcctctgtctttctcccaaTGTTCCCCACACAGGGACTGAAATAAGTTTATTGCGCTCTTCTTCACCAGTTCAATGAATTTCTTTACGGGACCTCGACGATACTGCAACTGTGCACACAGTCCGCCATCTTCACCACTTCAGCCGGAAAGGGATTAAACTTCCTGAAGCGGGGATCGGTGAATGGCTGCGTTCAGATCACATGATATGTCACATGACAAGTACGTATCGGCTGTACATCCTAAGATCGTCGATAGTTGAGAGACATATAACACCTTACTCACACTACATACTACATACACTATGTTTACAATTCGAGAATTGAGTTCCTGCCACCAGACAATCCATCGTAGATGTCAAGCATAACAATATAAttaagtgtatatatacacttaaTTACATATGCTACGTTTACATTGCTGGCACTCCAATCACACAATACATCTCCAGAATTCTTTTAACTCTTTTAACTCTAACAGCCTCTCAGCAACAGTGACCAGGACACATCAGCCAAAAGCAAACCCTTGCTCCCTCTTGCACAATTCTGTGcaaaaatagtgttttttttgtgtttgccaTAGGTATAAATCTATTCTCTGCTCCATCCATCTCCGTGGTGGTAATGCAGTTGATTAGTGATATTGTGTGAGCTCTCTCTTATTTGGGAATGGAACCACAGTGGTCATATCAGTGAGTATAACAATGGCACCAAGCAGGAATATGACACAGAACTTTTTGAATAATGTGTACTTTATTGTTGCTATACTAAAGATTAATGATACAGCTGATGCAATATTACAATCTACCCCAAACTAAACgtacacagaggaaaaaagactacatcaaaacagaaaaaagcaaagaaaatgcatctttatttcaaaatcttcaaacaattttcattttagcatATCAAGTGGTATTCCTCCTGCCTCTACTCccatctctttccctgtctctctctctctctctattaaaatacttaaaatcTATGTTCCTGACTCAATGTTTAAGATGAAACAGAAAGTGGTTTCAGTTGTGGTTCCAATTAAATTCATTAGACCACATCAGGAGCTGAAGAGCTTCAGTGGGTTAGTGGTTTAGCACACAGAAATTCATCCTTTATAGCACATAGGGTTTGGGGCAGAGTCAAGAGAAAACGGCAAATGGAGAGAATTCCCGCAAGAGCCCTGAGCAAGGAGAGGAGCCTGCATCTCGAAGGTGATTGGTTGAAGAGCCTGAGGTCTAGAAGGGGACTGGTCCATAGTATGCAGTGTAGGCGGCAATGATGCCAGCAGTCTCAGCCATGTGCTCGCAAGCCATATTGACCTCACAGacctctctcaggctgtggcagagggagggagaaagggagggagagagaaaagggggagacagaaggaaagagggagagggggaaagggaggaggtgggaggtgtacaaggaacagagagagggagcgggaaaCGCAGATTTGGGGTGAAAATATTCTACACTCATTTATAGGGTTCAATGGTACATGAAATGATATACATACAGGTTTGTTTCTTATAGTCATttataattgtattattattgttgaaaTTAGTTGTCATAGGTAAACATAGATTAAAAGCTGTCAACTGCAAAAGAATGAGGTAGCCAAAACAAGGTACAAAGCatgacacatttttctgtgtgcatgcacaaaaTAATCCAGACGGCAAGTACCACGCTAAAGTAATTTCCTATACTTGCCGAAGCAAGTGTGAGAAAAATGTTCAAGGACAATGCTTTTGTGAGACTTAAACCTGCAGTTCAGTTCATTAACTGATCCCCACAGGGAGAAGAGTCATGTGTGTCACATGCGAACAGGATGGGTGTGGTTTCTACCTCTCCAGCTGGGTGAGTGACAGGCCACCACTGGCAGGGGCGGCGGCAGCCGCGGTATTGCCAGCCCTCTTCTGCCTCTGTTTCATGAGCGTGGAGGCCAGATCCCTCTTCACAAACACCTctgcagcacacacatatagaatacacacacacacaaacacacacacacacatgcacaccggTCACTTTGATATTACACACCTGCCCTCAATTACACCTCAGATTTCTCTCCTTACAGATGGCTTAACCGTACAGTTCACACACTGACCCATagcacacacgcatatatgaatgcaaacacacatatgtacacacacacatatatatatatgcactgacttgcacatgcatacatacacacaaacacacacacacacacatactgcatgGAGGCAGTTTTGTGGAGAGACAATGACAGAGCACAGAGGTGTCCTACCCTCATTGCTGGGGGAGtcagcagcactgacagaggaggcagaggaagtgCCTGTAGTccctgcacagagaggagaacacAAGATGCATTGGTGATCTCCAACACTCAGCTCTACACACTGCCATTACCACACATTACCCATTATCACTATCATCTTTACCTGAACAGTTCTTAACAACCTTTATCTAacaacagacatacacacatacacacacacatatgcgcacatgatcacactcacacatgcatgcatgcacgcttGCACATGTaaatgcttgaatggtgttgtgcatgcacttgctgCTCTAGGAATGTTGTTGTTATGATCTGTTGCTCATGTAGCTtggatggatgcacttctgttcccTTGtcctggaagtcactctggataagagtatctgctaaatgcatggaatgaaacacaattaacacacacacactcacacaccatcTTGCCCCTTACCTCcagtggacagacagacagacactgcagcACAAAGGATGAGGAGAGCAAAAGtcttcatctttctctctgctgtttctccctctatctctccgATGTTTGACCACTGATCTTGCTgtgcacactcactcagacacacacacaggcacagtttATAGTTGTACCCCCCATGAGGCCCTCAGTGTGTGATTGGTTAGGGAATCGTCTGACACACTCCCACAGatcgacacacacacatgtacacacacccacccacacacgcacacatacacacacgcacgcacgcacacacgcacacacacacacacacacacacacacacacctacaaacaaacacacgcacacagatagacacacaaactcacacaggcaatctaaaatatatatagtgtgagcaataaaatatgcaagaatgtttaaaaaatcgGAATATTGGCATTTGTGTCTATAATTTATTTGGAgctataatttatttttatgcacacAAACGCTGCCACAATCGTGCATGCCGTTTcttctatttttatattttattctgtcTGCAGACAttgcaataaaaagaaataagggATCCTCCATCAGCAATTAAGGGTCCCAGTGCATGCTGCACCAAACAACAGATTATAACCTGTTGTCCTACTATCACGTGTTTATTACTTGTTGTCCTTTGGTAATACCTTTGATCTTTTAATCCTGTTAACGTTCCATCTAAATGCTAAATAAACCAAAATCTGGGATTGCTAATGCATGGTggatacatatttatatttaatatataccatatatacaAATTATATACCAGTTTTGATATGCGTATGTTGAGGGGTAAATTATaactacatatttttatttagataCATGTGTTTCATGATACTCGAACATCACGAATGCCGCATTACTGGTTGCCCTTGTGTGTAGCTGCACAAGACGGCCTCTAGATGTCAGGATTTCTCAGAGACCATGCCAAACCACAAGCAAAGACCAGAAGGCCACATGTTACTGATAAAACAAGCGAGACCGCCAGGGCTTATTATGTGTCGCAGTTTTAATGAAAGATTTTCCGTTTTTACAGTAAACCGCAAACATTTCCtatcttaaaaaaacagaaaccgaGCGATATTCGGAAAAGCGCCAGCTTCGTTTATGACTGTGCTTTTCAACTTTATTACACATATTATTGTACGTAGTATTTATATATACGCATACAGGTATTTTTAGTTTACCACCAcgaaaaataatacatatggTATGCATTCATATAGCGTGTggataaaatatatgtatatacacacatacactcagacaAAATAAAGCATATTATTAGTCATACATTGTCATAACTCTTTtgcttcttcttctctctctctctctctctgtctgtctgtctctctctcacacacactttttgtttttttcagtatgttATATTTGACCGTTGCAGATATTGTTCTGACCCCTTTCTCcctggtttatttttgttgc
It contains:
- the LOC118794426 gene encoding WW domain-binding protein 11, which codes for MGRRSTSSTKSGKFMNPTDQARKEARKRELKKNKKQRMMVRAAVLKMKDPRQIIRDMEKLDEMEFNPVQVPLLNEKVLRDKRKKLRETFERIVRLYERENPETYKELRKLELDYETKRGQLSLYFDSVKNAELVEVDSIPLPEMPHAPSSILIQDIPLPGAQPPSILKKSSAYGKGPFVSPSAPTAAAVAGVPRLPPGRKPPGPPPGPPPLQVLQLHASRRAPHYRREGEHSTDTGMTDICDPPSDSEMPMEGRESGSESEGDGEEGEDDDSDSEDDSDMERDEGGEEERRRERAEEEREREREREEERDMAMEKPAGRSVRFADMGPPPTRERRKKRVVKKTKAITPLQAMMLRMAGQSIPEEEEEEEEEEEEYTDPSDQSDTDDKPPADSQSTLPLAGQRLPPPSAPMGAPQQQPAPHMQAPPITGPPPLGPPPAPPMRPPGPPSGPPPGPPPGAPPFLRPPGMPAGLRGPMPRLLPPGPPPGRPPGPPPGPPPGLPPGPPPRGPPPRLPPPAPPGIPPPPPRAGPPRPLAPPLSLFPPPLNPNVLSAPPAIVHRQKPVSAAEGAQSNPSASSMLAPPSLPLSLRPGVMQVPPPPGTGATQPSANPSNPPALHHAPTIEKRANITSVASGNPASNPATGGATISAKPQIINPKTEVTRFVPTALRVRREKGGATGGGVVDKGGRRPGEEGAAGPGQKQQPLGVPASSTNPAQMGTSSAPQPSMKTKDQVYEAFMREMEGLL
- the LOC118794001 gene encoding osteocalcin, whose product is MKTFALLILCAAVSVCLSTGGTTGTSSASSVSAADSPSNEEVFVKRDLASTLMKQRQKRAGNTAAAAAPASGGLSLTQLESLREVCEVNMACEHMAETAGIIAAYTAYYGPVPF